A stretch of the Elephas maximus indicus isolate mEleMax1 chromosome 3, mEleMax1 primary haplotype, whole genome shotgun sequence genome encodes the following:
- the DENND2D gene encoding DENN domain-containing protein 2D isoform X2, protein MDGLGRRLRASLRLKRGRGESSQDNTGEAVKELERAQELPPPKPFGGQHFFEYLLVVSLKQKRSGGDYEPTITYQFPKRENLLRGQQEEEERLLSAIPLFCFPDGNEWAPLTEYPRETFSFVLTNVDGSRKIGYCRRVLPAGRGPRLPKVYCILSCIGCFGLFSKILDEVEKRHQISTAVIYPFMQGLREAAFPAPGKTVTLKSFIPDSGTEFISLTRPLDSHLEHVDFSSLLQCLSFEQILQIFASAVFERRIIFLAEGLSTLSQCIHATAALLYPFSWAHTYIPVVPESLLATVCSPTPFMVGVQMRFQQEVMDSPMEEVLLVNLCEGTFLMSVGDEKDILPPKLQDDILDSLGQKTEELQTSEQINEHVSGPFVQFFVKTVGHYASYIKREANGHGSFQERSFYKALTSKASRRFVKKFVKTQLFSLFIQEAENSKKPPAGYFQRKILEYEEQKKQKKPGKRL, encoded by the exons ATGGATGGGCTCGGCCGCCGCCTCCGAGCCAGCCTGAGACTGAAGCGCGGCCGTGGGG AATCTTCCCAGGACAATACAGGGGAAGCTGTAAAGGAACTGGAAAGGGCCCAGGAGCTCCCTCCACCCAAGCCCTTTGGAGGACAGCACTTCTTTGAGTACCTTCTTGTGGTTTCTCTCAAACAAAAGCGTTCCGGGGGTGATTATGAGCCTACAATCACCTACCAGTTTCCCAAG CGGGAGAACCTGCTACGGGGCCAACAGGAGGAGGAGGAACGGCTGCTCAGTgccatccccttgttctgcttccCAGATGGGAATGAGTGGGCACCTCTCACTGAGTATCCCAG GGAGACATTCTCCTTCGTTCTGACCAACGTGGACGGGAGCAGGAAGATTGGATACTGCAGGCGCGTCTTG CCTGCTGGCCGCGGCCCTCGCCTTCCCAAAGTGTACTGCATCCTCAGCTGCATCGGCTGCTTCGGCTTGTTCTCCAAG ATCCTGGATGAAGTGGAGAAGCGGCATCAGATCTCCACGGCGGTCATCTACCCGTTCATGCAGGGCCTCCGAGAGGCGGCCTTCCCTGCTCCTGGGAAGACTGTCACCCTCAAGAGCTTCATCCCTGACTCAGGCACTGAG TTCATCTCCCTGACACGGCCCCTGGATTCCCACCTAGAGCACGTGGACTTCAGTTCTCTGTTACAGTGTCTCAGTTTTGAGCAGATTCTGCAGATCTTTGCCTCTGCGGTGTTTGAGAGAAGAATCATTTTCCTGGCAGAAGGCCTCAG CACCCTCTCCCAGTGCATCCACGCCACTGCTGCGCTGCTCTACCCCTTCAGCTGGGCGCACACCTACATCCCTGTCGTCCCCGAGAGCCTTCTGGCCACCGTCTGCAGCCCCACCCCATTCATGGTTGGAGTGCAAATGCGGTTTCAGCAGGAGGTTATGGACAGCCCCATGGAAGAG GTCCTGCTGGTCAATCTTTGTGAAGGAACCTTTTTAATGTCG GTTGGTGATGAAAAAGACATTTTACCACCCAaacttcaggatgacatcttagACTCTCTTGGTCAGAAGACCGAAGAGTTACAGA CTTCAGAACAAATCAATGAACATGTTTCAGGCCCGTTTGTGCAGTTCTTTGTCAAGACGGTGGGCCACTATGCTTCCTATATCAAGCGGGAGGCAAATGGGCATGGCTCCTTCCAAGAACGGTCATTCTATAAGGCTCTGACCTCCAAGGCCAGCCGCCGATTCGTGAAGAAGTTTGTGAAGACACAGCTCTTCTCCCTgttcatccaagaagctgaaaACAGCAAGAAACCTCCTGCAG GCTATTTCCAGCGGAAAATACTTGAATatgaggaacaaaagaaacagaagaaaccaGGGAAAAGGTTGTGA
- the DENND2D gene encoding DENN domain-containing protein 2D isoform X1: MPLRPWKMEGQVVGRALRLFRNRLPRLRAESSQDNTGEAVKELERAQELPPPKPFGGQHFFEYLLVVSLKQKRSGGDYEPTITYQFPKRENLLRGQQEEEERLLSAIPLFCFPDGNEWAPLTEYPRETFSFVLTNVDGSRKIGYCRRVLPAGRGPRLPKVYCILSCIGCFGLFSKILDEVEKRHQISTAVIYPFMQGLREAAFPAPGKTVTLKSFIPDSGTEFISLTRPLDSHLEHVDFSSLLQCLSFEQILQIFASAVFERRIIFLAEGLSTLSQCIHATAALLYPFSWAHTYIPVVPESLLATVCSPTPFMVGVQMRFQQEVMDSPMEEVLLVNLCEGTFLMSVGDEKDILPPKLQDDILDSLGQKTEELQTSEQINEHVSGPFVQFFVKTVGHYASYIKREANGHGSFQERSFYKALTSKASRRFVKKFVKTQLFSLFIQEAENSKKPPAGYFQRKILEYEEQKKQKKPGKRL, encoded by the exons ATGCCCCTCAGGCCCTGGAAGATGGAAGGACAAGTGGTAGGCCGGGCTCTCAGGCTCTTCCGCAACCGGCTGCCCCGGCTCCGAGCAG AATCTTCCCAGGACAATACAGGGGAAGCTGTAAAGGAACTGGAAAGGGCCCAGGAGCTCCCTCCACCCAAGCCCTTTGGAGGACAGCACTTCTTTGAGTACCTTCTTGTGGTTTCTCTCAAACAAAAGCGTTCCGGGGGTGATTATGAGCCTACAATCACCTACCAGTTTCCCAAG CGGGAGAACCTGCTACGGGGCCAACAGGAGGAGGAGGAACGGCTGCTCAGTgccatccccttgttctgcttccCAGATGGGAATGAGTGGGCACCTCTCACTGAGTATCCCAG GGAGACATTCTCCTTCGTTCTGACCAACGTGGACGGGAGCAGGAAGATTGGATACTGCAGGCGCGTCTTG CCTGCTGGCCGCGGCCCTCGCCTTCCCAAAGTGTACTGCATCCTCAGCTGCATCGGCTGCTTCGGCTTGTTCTCCAAG ATCCTGGATGAAGTGGAGAAGCGGCATCAGATCTCCACGGCGGTCATCTACCCGTTCATGCAGGGCCTCCGAGAGGCGGCCTTCCCTGCTCCTGGGAAGACTGTCACCCTCAAGAGCTTCATCCCTGACTCAGGCACTGAG TTCATCTCCCTGACACGGCCCCTGGATTCCCACCTAGAGCACGTGGACTTCAGTTCTCTGTTACAGTGTCTCAGTTTTGAGCAGATTCTGCAGATCTTTGCCTCTGCGGTGTTTGAGAGAAGAATCATTTTCCTGGCAGAAGGCCTCAG CACCCTCTCCCAGTGCATCCACGCCACTGCTGCGCTGCTCTACCCCTTCAGCTGGGCGCACACCTACATCCCTGTCGTCCCCGAGAGCCTTCTGGCCACCGTCTGCAGCCCCACCCCATTCATGGTTGGAGTGCAAATGCGGTTTCAGCAGGAGGTTATGGACAGCCCCATGGAAGAG GTCCTGCTGGTCAATCTTTGTGAAGGAACCTTTTTAATGTCG GTTGGTGATGAAAAAGACATTTTACCACCCAaacttcaggatgacatcttagACTCTCTTGGTCAGAAGACCGAAGAGTTACAGA CTTCAGAACAAATCAATGAACATGTTTCAGGCCCGTTTGTGCAGTTCTTTGTCAAGACGGTGGGCCACTATGCTTCCTATATCAAGCGGGAGGCAAATGGGCATGGCTCCTTCCAAGAACGGTCATTCTATAAGGCTCTGACCTCCAAGGCCAGCCGCCGATTCGTGAAGAAGTTTGTGAAGACACAGCTCTTCTCCCTgttcatccaagaagctgaaaACAGCAAGAAACCTCCTGCAG GCTATTTCCAGCGGAAAATACTTGAATatgaggaacaaaagaaacagaagaaaccaGGGAAAAGGTTGTGA